The Toxorhynchites rutilus septentrionalis strain SRP chromosome 1, ASM2978413v1, whole genome shotgun sequence genome contains the following window.
gctcatcaaggcaacaattagtttcagtgagtggcaaagtgtttctccggcacgtcgcattaaatgtaatttactgaacaacatgttcaagctggatgggaagaaattttccaactgtgaaagctgtggcgagtggcaaacgcaatagctaaacaggaaggtttaaccgaacaagatgggaatatcgagtgataacaaaaacacaacgccaaaggttcttttcagaaccaccaacatgttcataaagagtaaacagtaaactaatccatttttcaggtagataggtaggtattcacgtaggagagaaaataaaacaatatatttaaaatatatatttaacaaaagctgtcccctttgtatagtcctacgtcactccggttatgtccccgacattacccacccgtctttttatatacagctattccatgctaaacctatatagtggttctcagattttcgtcaaaagttatagttttgttctttatagcaaaacaatagacccgtatttttttatttttttcattagggtgcccttttccattttagggtggtccgaaataatcaactttttcactttttcccaaaaatgactttttttaaattcataacttttgaaccactgtacCGATTTAGATGTACgatgtttttaaaataaaaccgATCTTTTCTGGAAAAATACTGCAGATGCAGAACATTTgagttttgttttcgttataattgattgtatttgtttttatagttttcatggtctccgGACTAGggacgctatatatttttatatttttccttgaaagctgcggattttttttacataaaatatctcgagacgttcttttttcgttttttagttattatttttgaaagttaaccgatggacCGAAAAatccagctaattggctttattttgatatgtcgaccatccgaatcggttctgtagttcaaaaattgtgaattgttgaaaaaaatcatttttggaaaaaaggggaaaaattgattttttggaccatcctaaaatggaaatgggaaccCTTTtgaaatacggatctaatggtTTGCGATAAAGCACAAAATTAGCacctttgacgaaaatctgagaaccactgtatcggtttggcatggaatggctgtatgttaACATTCTGTGATGAAACGTTTTTGGCGCATTTAATTTGATTAATTATCTATGACATGCAGGGGGTTTCTGTACCTCTTTATCCTAACGGACTGGTAAAATTGTGGTGACTATTTACATTGAGAAAAATTTCCACTTGGTAGTATATCGATCCCAGACAATAACAAAGACAAGTGGCTAAATTAAACGCTCATAAAGCAGGGGGCCATAAAGAGACGAAAACGGGTCAGGTCATTCAGTGTGAAGTACCGCGTCTCGTGCTGTCGCCATGGAATGGAGAACTGGCTAGTCGTCTAGCGAATCCTGGTTCTTAATCAGTTTTCGATTCGAAGTATGGCTTGGTTTGGTTATTAAGTTCACGAATCTTCCAGTCACGACTGAGTTCCTCCCggagttgtttgtttttttttatgtcgaaCTGACCTTTGCTCAAACTCTTTCTCCAAAACCTCCCAACGATGGCCCATCATCATCAACTGATCACGAAGTAACCGCGTGCACAACAAAGTAAAAGCATCAAATCAAAACAAGTTGGTCCGAAGTTCAACAGCGAAACGAAATCTCCAACAAAGAAGAGTTCAAAATGTGATGCGAAGCAGAGAAGACGCCAAAATGAAGCaaaccgtttaataacaataacaaaaaatacatttcctCGAGCGTCGAGACGAACGAACAAATAGATAAACATGGAAACACAGAAAAACTGTTCATACAAAACACAGAGAAATGGGAGTATTAGGGAGAAAGAAGTCACCGCAACGAGCAGAGAGTGTCCGGAGGCAGGAAAATCGAAATCAGTTGCGTGAGTGCAGGCCGCAGCACGTGCACAGTTCTCTCTATTCTATTCTCTCCCTTCGGAACCGAGAGAATGTTATCCTCCGCCCAGCAAATAGTAAAGAGAGAGAGACAAGCGGGCAATTGTAATTGATGCAACCTCGTTTATGCTACACTTTGCTGCTGTTGATTCTTTTGTTGCTGAGCATATCCAAACTTCGGATTGTGGCTTCGAAGAGCTCAGTGTTTGACTTTCGTTTGGAGGAGTCATACGCAAAAGTgattgttaacaaaaaaaaagaaacgttTTGCGGGAAGTAGTGTTAGTGAAGAGTGTGGTTTTTAGTGGAAATTTTCTGTGCCTTCCGCTTGCCGGTGTGTACATTGGCCATTAATCACATCGGTGTAATGACCTAACCTAAGGAGTGTCAGTGTTCAAAGTGCATATCTTTCAGACGAAGGATTCATTCGTCATCGGAACGCGATCGTTGCTGGGAAGGCTCTATTTTTAATAATGGAGCAACATTAATATTCGAACAACCGTTCAATCATCTGTTCGTGTTTTGGTTCGTTTGTGTTGGCGCAAGAAGGTGGGAGTGTGCAATTCTATGTAAGTATTTTTACATTCGTTATTTATTGCAATTCTGGGGCGGAATTGTGAAATATGGGTGTAGAATGATAAATCGGCGTTTCAAGCCAACGATCTTGTTTTTGGTTCTATGCTTTGATTATTATCAATTGATGCGTTCAATTGACTACAGCTTACATTAAAAAGCCGTTGAATTTGTTATTCGTGGCTGCCCCAATTCATTTTAGGATCATCTGTTTAGCAGAAACTATGGAGGGTGgtttcaagacacgaccgctttgttgatgtaggattacaaaattattttattgatCACTTggttttgtgtttcgtttagGTAAGGGAGGGGTGGTAAAAACGGACACCTTAAGTAAAAGCTGATTGTTttcttgaattgaaaaattttgctaAATTAATGTGTGCGGCATCTTTGAAAATAGGAGgaaaagtcgggaaagacggacacttgagGAGAAAGATGAAAACTAactgaaaagttatattttgaaattcaagttGATGTACTCAACATGTTTTTGAGATCTTCAAATAGGCCTTACAAATGATTGAACAAAAAGGCTTAATtgaaatcacctagaagggcctTGTAACTCTCATTTTTTAATGTTCAAAATAGCTCCCGGCATCCGTAACGACAGATTCGGATTACATTTTAAAAATCGATAAGTCAGACTTTTCCAGACATCTTAGTTGGTTTATTGAACAAATGCTGCAGTCTGTCTTTTTCCGTCAGTTCGAAAGCCAATTTTTAGACTCCCACCAGGACTTTCCATAGAATTTTCTCTTTAGGTCGAGGAGATGTCGATATTTACAACGATTCTGTCACTTCAATTTGAGTTTTCTTGTTCCTGCTGCTAACTGAAAACTGTCGGAAGTGGTCCTAGCTGTGatgaaaaattagaatttttgagGAAATTAGCGCAGCTTGGAACCTTCTCTTAACAGTTTCTTCCATCCGCTGGTTCGTTCATGACTTCCGGAGGGGAtaacaaattgttttcaaaacaacatGTTCGTCCTTcccgacttgattagtttttttaatatcaatatttctggagtaaaatcGAGAAAAATTCCCGCCGATTTGATAAAAAAAGGGTGGAAAGTGATGCTAAAACACAACAACGCAACGAGAAATACCCAAACAATTACTTGTTAACGATAAGAACCTCATTTTTACATCAAACTGttcattgaagataattttttatgtttttattcacAATTTTTATAGAAGACCAGCTAGGTGCACACAGTTAGTGTCAaaagtattgatacactgtattgcaagtttgtacaccCTTCAAATTTAGAATAAAAACGTAATTTATCAATGATACATGAGTGTCCGTTTTCCCTACATTCCCCTAGTAAAAATCATGGCCGCGAAAACGGTCCATGGCTTGTGTGGTTTTGTCGCTTGGGACGCATCGGAGGGCAACGTGAACCGTAAATATTCCAACAGCAGAAACATGAGAACTCAATATTATCCGGGTTTGTTGAAAAATGTACACAACAAACCGTCCCTATAGGCAGTGCCGAAAATAtccacgttcacgacattcaaatacaGCGAATTTCAGCCTACCTTGTATtgactgctcaagcgagagtcgataaatatgaaacaacactatcaatgaacatgAATgggatgaacatcaacatcaacatgccatgaagttcattttcaaTTGCATCTTCATTTCCGTCATGATATTCGAAatgtcgaaattgaagatcactGCGTGTGAGAATCAAAGCATtaaattcaacgtcaactaattgagagtgaaatcgattaatcacagcataaaattcttgtttttggcgacttcggcattgaaatgtatagtataactctttgactatgttttatgaatctactcccgattgTCCGGAAACGACATACACCCCCAATCATATGGGTTAATAGGTGAAAATAATAGACGAACGGAAAATGAACCTAAGTTTGTTTCTAATTAATGATACTGGCTCTGGATGACCAGCAATGGCAGGAAACCCCTACGATATGTGTATTGGGTGAAATGGCTTCAAAGGCAATCGATGGCAATCGTAATAtaaatatcgtattccgatgctatTGTGGCCCCTCAACCGCTTACAGCCGCACAACTATCAACAGTCAACGAAACCCATAATGTTGCCTATTCcggtccttttttttttttctaaatatagaaataaaacacgttctaaataaaaattcactgcacgCGATGAAGATCAATTTGACTTTCGTGATAATcatctgaaattattgacagtaggGAAAGTGCCGGAAtgcaggcatttcgaaattcatTTATGCTGTTTTCATTTAATATACTAGGCAAAGTttacgcgtctcgactcttgtgttatactcattatgacagatatgatgctgagtttcaacagaagagaattcatccgacactggggAAAAGTTAATCCCTCcgttcgtgaataaattttgatagttTGTGGCACTGCCTATAGGAATAACAATCGATTCATCGAatccgaaaaaaatgtttctcgtttgccgatatagtggttctaagatttttgctgtagtggtagaagtggtagttttgttctttatcgcaaaacattagatccgtatttttaattttttctgtagggtgaccatttccattttagggttgtccgaaaaatcaacctaTTCCTCTTTTAtcgaaaaatgacttttttgataaaatcataacatttgaactgctctaccgatttagatgatcgacatataaaattaaagccaattagctagtcttcctcagaaaaacattacacttgcaaaaaaaaaggttttataTTTGTAAttataacatacaaaaaaattGGAGAGGGGGGTTTTTGCTtttgagttatgaattttgacgtaggactacgtcaaaattcataactcaaaaaacaaaattcataaatacacacattgataggaaatatcctcagcaattgtttatatgctagacattacgggttttcagctcatataaagttcaaattgatgaaaaattggaagaaaaaattccctactttcccatacattttgtctacgCTCCCTCAGCAAACAGCtgttcattacaagcaaccacgggtacgagcgaaacgtatggacaaggtgaaggagggagacaaaaaagagattataaataaatataggcggtcgctacaacgttaactatatggctatataaagtgagcgatggtggggcttggccacattctatcatcggacgccaagcaggatggacgatatcttgaaattgattgtCAACAAaagagatatcgctgcatttgccggggatgtatgcggtaCGATACCGCAAGAATGACAaagacaggagtttcaatgggatgtggagcaggagagcctatcgaagtgtgttagaagcggtggaagcgtcgcgccgggtgaatgagtggctaatagcgctcgatttgatagaatgctggaatATTTAAACGGGtgtatttagctgtgacatatttgtatgtaaCATCTTTGTCTATGGCGCGGTACCActttaattgaggggcttagaatgaaaggggtgtaagtgatttgatcgatttctcaacatcgactctctcttttggtcataccttagctgcaaatacattcccagctgtatttaacaatgtggaagataggtcagaatctTATctgtcggattctatagcaaacttaagttggaacgtttttgcagttgagttattaactaaataaaatgttgatgaagagaaatcgatcaagtcacttacaccccttgcattctgagcccctcaattgaaatttcaccccgttcctgttgaccggttgatctgaaaatgggaacacacctttatctctgcagtcattatgaaactgcgtatttcatgatcttgagaatccaagatggcgaccgctacaaaatggcggattacatattttctcaaagccccatcaatatgggtatcaaatgaaagggattgactagtagaacacagttatttatgaaaaatgcaaatccaaaatggccgccaccacaaaatggcggattacatattttctctaaaccacatcaatatgggtatcaaatgaaggacttgattagtagaacacagttattcatgaggagtgcaaagccttattatatcacgataccagacggtaaattcctattactatatgcttgccatcaactGTGTGTTCGTGAGGTTtgattttatcctttgatttttttctgtaattttgtacatgaaaagccgcgcattctgggatctgtgctccatgatattcgaataatgggcACCCTTTGGTGCAGTCCTACGTCTTTCcgtttatgtccccgacattacccacccgtctgttttttacataatatatccttAAATCAGAAAGGCGTTTTCTTTCGTTCTagagttgtgatttttcaaagttaatcgatgatccaaaaattgttatttcttaattctgaaaaaatagatgtgCATAGTCAttccaattttcaacaagtcatccatacagtggaagatgggtacttttacagggaaaaagttttttctttgaaaagttactattaatgtttaatttttaacatttttatgtataaactaactgacccggcaaagaatttattttttgttatcacattcacgttttcttactatgcgcacgttcatgggttcaatcgcagaactgttcattgattgatcttctaatcgaccgcgttgaatttaccttttactataaaatttctagtacttctaccaaaactcgtcatggataagagcaaaactctagaaacaaagatcgatttcgtttgcgcaaacatcaaatggactaacaacgcgtgtcactatgtaattgtggaACTTATGCGTCttgaattttctgaattttcattgaaacatttctcgtacccaaaaatcctcacatcgcaaatttggctccatttgcgtgatgagttctcgagttatgcataaatttgtgtttcatttgtatgatagcctcccctcagagaggggagaggagtgtcgaaccaccttagaaatgtttcttgcccccaaaaacctctatatgccaagtttgattccatttgcttgattagttctcgagttattctattataaaattttacaaaaatactaaaataaattttagttttgaaaataaaaaaaaatcagtgttatattattaaaaaaaaaatttggcatttttttaagaatatttaaacaatttcctacatttcatcctttgatcaGAATTTTGtggatattatagtttttgagttataaatttttgtaagaaaataaagaacaaaattttggcctttttaaaaagtagtctaaatcttttttgaagttttcaagtatgcaaagttgcttaaatgaccaatttcTTTACACCATgttgccaatggccagtcgagttggcatgaaattggtCATATGGCTTATTCGTTCCTTAAAATGAGTTCGAATGCGCATTTGAATCGTTATCGAATGGATGTAGAAGTTTATTGAAACAGAAGGGAAGTGTTTTGATTAatgaaaaatgggtgggttatatctattatataaccgcaaggttgacgtgggcttagcaatcatttgtttgtattgattaaattattgattgaatgaaacaattttagaatttaattgtattcaacatatttgcttcgtAAGGAaataatttgaacaaacgccatgtaatgtaaggcaccttggttttgatggcagaaacacatttcgatgggaacaaaagtacccccaattgcatgtatttgcaatgtcaatttccccaggcaccagGCACGCAACGTCATTGTCCGGGGGTGTTTTGCTTTGTCCGATGTTGGAAACCTGGTTCAGATCGATGGTAACTTAATGCTGaaaagcagtgttgccacacgtacagatttatctggaaagttacagatttttccgttatttttggtacagattctgtatggtacagagtacagattttcgtcaaaaggtacaaattggtacagatttttttcgcgtgtgaaatttcttgcaTTTGAACAaaccaacattaaggtacatgacgacttttacgccgcagtatcgcttggagcgtttttttttaattttaattcatgaaagtatgcaatgaaacacacgaaggacttgcaaatgtaaatgaagtatttgtagtaagtaaataaaatatttttggacgaaatttggtacagattaaaatgtggcaacactgctgacAAGTACATCGATATCCGTATGCACAATTCGAAGACCACGGAATATCGGTTTTCCGAAGGATTGAATCTTTCAGCAAGACAACGATCCAAAGCATACGGCACACAAAACGATGTCCTACTTCCGTCAATCTCCTGTGAAGTTGATGGATTGGCCGCCACAACCACCCGATCTGAACCCGATCGAAAATCTGTGGTCAATTCTTGATCAAATAAAGGataaatatatttcataattttgaagAACAAACCAAATTTTAACGATACTGCTTTCTTCTCATTTTGTAGGATGACATGCATTTATGATCCTGGAAAAATAAAATCTCGATAACTGCTTTGAATTCGTCTTCCTTTTGATTACATTTTTAGAACTAACAGAATGTATTCCAGTACTGTATGTCCATATTTCTGCTGGAGACTGTGAATATTCGATGAGTATAGGGATCTCAAACTCGGACTTCGTTGTTCTGAACGTTCAGATCAACGAGTTCGATTGTGGGCTTCGGGCAGCGAATATTATTAGGTGCCACTTCTGACTTAGAGAACTTACGGTCATATCATGTCATGTGATCGGCGGCAAGATTGCTTTTCCGTACTATTCCTCGTCTCACTTCTTATTCGTCGTTAATGTGAGTCAGGCCAGTCTGTTGGAGGTCACGCTACCGGTGGCATTCTCgcgtttgattagttcttgtcATCAATTTATGTATATCAAGGAGATCGAAGCGAGAGATCGATAGGAACAGAGCTTCTGAAATCATGGTCACTCATGCGGCTCATGGTGTGATCGAAAAAAGATAGTTGAAGACTCCCCTTGgttgaaacatttattaataaatGCATAAAACATCGAGAATAATGTGAACATACTTTTTCACTGAAATATCAATGATGTTTTCGATTGATTTAGTCATATGATTTGACTGTTTCCCATCTGTGATCACTGTATTCGCAATAAAGAATTGGCACAAACATTTGTGCAAAAGTTCTTTGCCATGCCACCCATCATTAACATGTGTAATTGACCGGCATGATCTGCGAACTCCTATGTATCAAAAACCACACTCCATACAAAACCCAATCAAGCGTGAACTATCATTGCGCTGCAAAATGTTGCACCACTTACCGACAATTGGTCCCACAACCAGGCAGAAAACACCCGAAAACAACAGCTGAATGCCGGTCGCTCCCGGTAGCCGCTCGAGCGGAACGTGTGACGGTATCGCCAGTGCCATGAACACCGTGCGGAGACCCTTGTTCAACCCGATCCAACACGCGGTCGCTAGCACCGCCGGGTACGAATGGAAGTGAGCGAGAACTgtgtgcgaaaaaaaaacagttgtgATGCGTAAAAAAATCATGTGGATTGAATAATCGATCGCGATCGCAAAGCGATCAATTCGTACCAACTCGTCCCAGCGCCATGTTCATCACGCCAAACAGGAAAAACGTCCTATTTTCCCACCCGATCATTCCGGCAAGGAAAGGAATAGCGAATCGGCTCAAGATGTCCATCGCTCCGAGCAGCGACATGGCGAGCGCTATTTGCTCCTTACTCAGCCCGAAGTCACCCAGAACGAAGGGTGTCAGGATGGAGAAATTCAGCTCCGCAAAGTTCGCCAAAGTTATTCCGACCATTATGTTCACATAGATGTAGTCCTTCAGCAGATCCAAGTCAAAAAAGATTACGATCTTCTGGAGGAAGCTGAATCCTGTCGGATTCTCCTGGATTTCTTCATCCGGTGGAATCTTGGGTTCTGTTTCAGTACAGGTACATCGACAACAGGTGATCTCGGGGTCCACTATTTGTTCCAGTTTGGAAGAGGCCATCTTGAGGAGCTCCTTTTCACGATTGAAGGTATTCGATCGTCCCCGGCGGCAGAAGCCACCGGTGGCGCCACGATCAGCCAATGGAGTTGTCGGAGCTTCCTCATCCAGCGCCCGTTTGGAGGATTCCGCCAGATTGGCGTACGATGGTCGCGTTGACGTCAGTCGACTCGCACTGGTGAGGTTCATTCGGGAGCCGTAGTGGGAGCGAGCGGCATTGCTCGAGTACCAGCCATCGTTGGCTCTCGAGAGCATTGGAGTTCCCGGATCGATAATCTCGTACCCGGTAGCGCAATTGTTGTCCGCATTGTACAGGTACTGACTCGACAGTGCACTGTGATCCTTTCGGAGGGGATGCGACTGGCAGTACTGACACAGGGAGGTGGGTTCCACGTCGGCCTCGTTCGTGATCGTTGGGTTTGCGGACTTCGCATGCCATTCAACGGGCTGCAATAGTAACGAGCAAGCAACGGCATTCATTGCGAAGCCTGCGAAAATGAGTACGGTGCCACTGACGTCGAACCGCGGAAGAAGGTAGGTTATGATATGCGGCGCAATGATGGGTCCGAGGGCGGTTACAGTCCAGGAGAAACCAGTCGCGTGTCGGCGCTTCTCCCGGAAGTATGTGTTGAGGGCGAGGGAGTTCGCCGATGCGGTTATGCCGACCCCAGACCCTGTAATTGGACGATGGGGCATTAGCGGGAAGTTGTTAGGCCAACTACATGGGAGGTCAGCTTACCGTACAATATGGAATACAAGATCAAGTACATGGTAAAAGAGTTCGCCATAGAAGTTAGGCATAGCGCGAGGGCTACTAGGGAAGACCCGAAGAAGGCAATCTGACGGTAAGTGAATCGTCGGAACATCGGACCATTCGCGAGGCCTGAAATAACACGTTGTAAGCATATCGATGTGTGCGTCTGAACTCATTCTTCAATTTACCAACAATCGACAACAGTGCCGAGTTCGTGTTGATGAGTGTTGTTATTTCCGAGGAATTTATTCCAAGTTGGTTCATTCGTTCGCGAAATAGCAAACCGAATTGCTGTATGACTGGAAACGTACACAACTGGAAAAAAGGTGCAAGATAAGCTTCGGAACTGCATCGCTTCGATTGGCTCTACTTACATTTGAACATCCGGCGGCGAGCACAATTACCCATCCCCAGCCGCCATCTGGCGGAATAAACTCATCGCCAGCTTTCGCTTTGCACTTGGTGGTCACTGTCGCCACGGGTTTGTCCTTGGCAGTGGCACGTTTCGTTCCCACCGTGGATGGCTCATTTTGTTTATCCATTGCACTTGAAGCTCCACCGCTCTGTTGCCACGTGTTCTGTCAACCTCAGCTCAGTTCGAGGCATGGGGT
Protein-coding sequences here:
- the LOC129777621 gene encoding uncharacterized protein LOC129777621, with translation MDKQNEPSTVGTKRATAKDKPVATVTTKCKAKAGDEFIPPDGGWGWVIVLAAGCSNLCTFPVIQQFGLLFRERMNQLGINSSEITTLINTNSALLSIVGLANGPMFRRFTYRQIAFFGSSLVALALCLTSMANSFTMYLILYSILYGSGVGITASANSLALNTYFREKRRHATGFSWTVTALGPIIAPHIITYLLPRFDVSGTVLIFAGFAMNAVACSLLLQPVEWHAKSANPTITNEADVEPTSLCQYCQSHPLRKDHSALSSQYLYNADNNCATGYEIIDPGTPMLSRANDGWYSSNAARSHYGSRMNLTSASRLTSTRPSYANLAESSKRALDEEAPTTPLADRGATGGFCRRGRSNTFNREKELLKMASSKLEQIVDPEITCCRCTCTETEPKIPPDEEIQENPTGFSFLQKIVIFFDLDLLKDYIYVNIMVGITLANFAELNFSILTPFVLGDFGLSKEQIALAMSLLGAMDILSRFAIPFLAGMIGWENRTFFLFGVMNMALGRVVLAHFHSYPAVLATACWIGLNKGLRTVFMALAIPSHVPLERLPGATGIQLLFSGVFCLVVGPIVGLIRDHTNYTVTLHCLNIATYLTALSWGLERFCAGSKRTQEEERNSQEQKQLLTQKPLIK